The DNA region TCAATACCCAACAACTGCTGGAAGCCAACAGTCGCGTGAGCGCGATCATGGGGCGGTTCAGAGTTCGTTAATTCTGCCCTACCCTGAGTGCCGTCCCCGGCACTCAGCGGCCAACCTGACAATCTTGTAATGTGCGCCTCATCTGACTGACAGCTTTGATCTACGATGATCAAGGCTGGCCAGTTTTGTATTACTTCGAAACACTCCTTGAATGCCTGGCCAAAAAAAATGGTCAGAATGCATTTTTTTGGCCGCAATTCGAAACGAGATTCCCATGCGAACCCACCTGCGTCTGGTCGCCCTGAGCGCCCTGTTCATTTCCTCCCTGGCCCAGGCCGCCGACCTGATCCCGATCGAGGTTCACCGCGATGCCAATTGCGGTTGCTGCAAAAAATGGATCAGCCATCTGGAAGCCAACGGCTTCAAAGTCGAGGATCACGTCGAAGCCAATATGAGCGAATTCAAGCAACAGCACGGCGTGCCTCCGCGTCTGGCGTCGTGCCATACCGGTTTGATCAACGGCAAATTCGTTGAAGGTCATGTCCCTGCCGATCAGGTGCTGGCCTTGAGCAAGCGCGACGATCTGTTGGGCGTGGCCGCACCCGGTATGCCCATGGGGTCGCCGGGCATGGAAATGGACGGCACGAGCGATGCGTATCAAGTGATCGGCCTGAAAAAGGACGGCTCTGACGTGGTAGTGGCGGACTACCCCGCCCATTGATGTTCGGTGCGTACATCGGGCTGTTCTTCGCCGCATTCGGTGCGGCAACCTTGCTGCCCTTGCAGTCCGAAGCGGTGTTGGTGGGGCTGTTGCTCAGCGGCAAGTATTGGCTCTGGTCGCTGCTAGCCGTGGCGACATTGGGCAATGTTCTGGGGTCGCTGGTGAACTGGTGGCTGGGGCGCGGTATCGAGCGGTTTCGTGATCGGCGCTGGTTTCCGGTCAGCCCGCGCCATCTGGAAAAAGCCCGAGTCCATTATCAGCGCTACGGTCATTGGTCGTTGCTGCTGAGCTGGGTGCCTGTGATCGGTGATCCGCTGACCTTGGTGGCCGGCGTGATGCGCGAGCCGCTGGGGCGATTCCTGCTGATCGTGACCCTTGCCAAAGGCACCCGTTATGGTGTGTTGGCCATGGCCACATTGGGCTGGATGGGTTGAACGATCATCCACGGCGATTGCCTGTGTTTAATGTCGCCCTAATCATGCCGATCCAGCATCGGCCGATTTCCAATGGAGTTCACCCATGTCCCTCACCCGCTCCCGCTGGCTGCCCGGCCTGCTGCTGACCGCTGCATTGCCTATCATTGCTCACGCCGAAGGCCCGGAATACGGGCCGGAGCTGCAAGGCTTCGAGTACCCCTACACGGTCAAGCATTTTGCCTTTGAGTCCCAGGGCAAATCCCTGCAAATGGGTTACATGGATGTCGCAGCCCACGGCAAGGCCAATGGACGCAGCGTGGTGCTGATGCACGGCAAGAACTTCTGCGGTGCCACCTGGGACACTTCGATCAAGGCCCTGAGCGAGGCCGGTTACCGGGTCATCGCCCCGGATCAGATCGGTTTCTGCACCTCCAGTAAACCGGACAACTATCAGTACAGTTTCCAGCAACTGGCAACCAACACCCAGCAACTGCTCAAGGCCCTGGGCATTCAGAAGGCCAGTGTTCTCGGGCATTCCACCGGCGGCATGCTCGCCACTCGTTATGCCTTGCAATATCCCGATCAGGTCGAGCAACTGGCGCTGGTCAATTCCATCGGACTGGAAGACTGGAAAGCCCTCGGCGTGCCCTATCGCACCGTTGATCAATGGTATGAGCGCGAGTTGAAGGTCACCGCACAAGGCATCCATGACTATCAACGCAGTACCTATTACGACGGCCGCTGGAAACCCGAGTTTGACCGCTGGGTGGACATGTATGCGGGCCTGAGCAAAGGCCCGGGTAAAACCCAGGTAGCGTGGAATTCGGCGCTGATCTACGACATGATCTTCACCCAACCGGTGTACTACGAGTTCAAGGACCTGAAGATGCCGACCCTGCTGCTGATCGGTACGTCCGACACCACGGCCATCGGCAGCGACATCGCACCGCCCGAGGTCAAGGCGAAACTCGGTCACTACAACGTCCTCGGCAAACAGGTGGCGAAACTGATTCCCCGGTCGACGCTGGTCGAATTCCCCGGCATGGGACACGCGCCGCAAATGGAGGAACCGGCGCAATTCCACCAGGCCCTGCTCGCCTGGCTGAACAAAACCAACCCCCTTCATTGATGAGGTAAGGCTGATGGCAGTGCAGATTGCGGTGATTGATGACTGGCAGGACGTGGCCCGTGACGTGGTGGACTGGTCGGTGCTGGACGACATCGGCCAAGTGAATTTCATCCATGACTACCCTGCCGACAACGAAATCCTGGCGGCACGGCTGGGCGAGTTCGAGGTGATCTGCGTGATGCGCGAGCGCACCCGGTTCGATGAGGACCTGCTGCGACGCTTACCGAAACTCAAGCTGCTGGTCACCGGCAGCATGCGTAACGCCGCCCTGGACCTGAAAGCGGCCGCCGCGCTGGGCATTCAGGTCTGTGGCACCGACAGTTACAAGCACGCCGCGCCGGAACTGACCTGGGCGCTGATCATGGCGACGACCCGCAACCTGGTGGTCGAAGCCAACGCCCTGCGCGCCGGTTTATGGCAGCAAAGCCTGGGTGGCGACCTGCACGGCAAGACCCTGGCGATCCTGGGTCTGGGCAGCATCGGCACTCGCGTTGCCCAGTTCGGTCAAGTATTCGGCATGCGGGTGATTGCCTGGAGCGAGAACCTGACCGCCGAACGTGCAGCCGAGGTCGGCGTGTCCTACGTCAGCAAACAGGAACTGTTCGAACAGGCCGATGTGCTGTCGGTCCATCTGGTACTCAGCGATCGTAGCCGAGGCTTGGTGGACGCCCAGGCGCTGGACTGGATGAAACCCACGGCGCTGCTGGTCAACACGGCGCGTGGGCCGATCGTCGATGAAGCGGCGTTGATCAAGGCGTTGCAGAAACGGCGACTGGCAGGCGCTGCGCTGGACGTCTTCGAGCAGGAACCCTTGCCGCCTCATCATCCGTTCAGAACCCTGGACAATGTGCTGGCCACGCCCCACGTCGGGTATGTCAGCCAGCAGAACTATCACCAGTTCTTTTCGCAGATGATTGAGGACATTCAGGCCTGGTCTGCGGGAGAACCGATCCGTCTACTGAGCTAATACCGAGTCATCGTTCTTCGCGAGCAAGCCCGCTCCCACATTTGATCTGTGTCGTCCACAAAATCAATGTGGGAGCGAGCTTGCTCGCGAATGGCCTCACCACCGATCTAACTGCCCTTCTCTGCCACAAACGCCGCCGTCTCATAGGGCACAGCGACTACGTCTCTGCCACGCAGATCAGGCTCCGCCGCAATCAGAGCCCTGATCTGCTCATCCACCTTCGCCCGCTCCTCCGCTGGTAATGCCTCCACAAAACTGGTGGAGCGCACGCGGTTGAAAATCACATCTTCCGGCGAACCTGTATGCCCATGGCTGAAACGCTGTTCTGCCAGCGGTCCGAACGCCGCATGCGGAAACGCCCGGCGCCAGGCCCCGGTGTAATAGCGCGGCGTATCGCCCTCCAGCGCATTGACGATCGCATCCAGTTTCGGCACCCAGCTCACCCGGGAATCACGCAGGTTCCACACCAGTCCCAGCTTGCCGCCGGGTTTGAGTACACGGGCAATTTCGGTCAGTGCTTCAGTACTGGCAAACCAGTGAAAGGCCTGGGCGCAGATCACCACGTCCACCGAAGCATCGGGCAGCGGCAGGTCCATGGCGGTGCCGCTGACGGCCAGCACTTCGGGGAAGGCTTCGGACAATTTCTCGAGCATCTGCGCCACCGGCTCCACCGCAATCACTTGCGCACCCGTCGCCACCAGCCGACCGGTGAACTTGCCAGTGCCGGCGCCCAGATCAACCACGGCTTTGTCCGCGTTCAAACCAAGGGTGCCCGTCAGCCAATTGGCCACTTGCGGCGGATAGTCCGGACGACCGCGAACGTAGGTATCAGCGCCGGCTTTATAGCCGGCGGCCGCCGAGTGATGGACCTGATCTTTCATGGCAGTGCTCCAGATCTACAACGAATGCTATCGAGCATAGCGCCTCGATTTGAGCTTTCCTTGCATAGACCGCCAGAAAGAAATGAATAATTGTTCACCCTGTGGTGTTCACCTTTCATCCCCCATGAGAGTTCACCATTTCAGCCTGCGTGATAATACTTTGCGCCGCACATTGCCGGGACGTGGTACGAACTGAAACGAATTAACCTGTGGAGCATCGCCCATGAACACCCGTTTCGCTGTGTTAACCGCCCCGTTGCTGCTGGCAGTCGCCTTGTCCAGTTCGCTTGCATTCGCCAATGGTGGTGGCGATGACGCCCCCGCAAGACCCAATTGCCCCAAAGGGCAGGTCTTCGACTCCCGGTCGCAAAAATGCCTCAAGCAAACCAGCAGTCTGGTGCCGGACGCCGACCGCGCCGATTACGCTTATCGCCTGGCCAAGGACGGTCGCTACGAAGAAGCCTTGGCCCTGCTCGACACCCTCAAAGAGCCAAACACCGCCAAGGCCTTGAACTATCGCGGCTACGCTACACGTAAACTGGGGCGCACCGACGAAGGCATCGGTTATTACCTGCAATCGGTCCAACTTGACCCGCACTACGCACAAGTTCGCGAATACCTTGGCGAAGCGTATGTGATCAAAGGTCGGCTGGACCTCGCCCAGGAACAGTTGCAGCAGATCAAAACCATCTGCGGCAGCACCACCTGCGAGGAATACCAGGACCTGGCCGAAGCCATCAACGATTCATCGAAAACCTGACACACCGAGCAGACGGAGGTCGCCATCGCCAGCGATCAGGCAATACGGACAGAACTGGGGCAGCACCTGGCGCGTTTATGGCGCTACGGCTTGCTGTTGTCCCGGCAACGGCATGTCGCCGAAGACCTGGTGCAGGCCACCTGCGTGCGGGCGCTCGAGCGTGCCGGGCAGTTTGTCCCGGGCAGCCGCATGGACCGCTGGTTGCTGAGTATTCTGCACTCGATCTGGCTCAACGAAGTCCGCTCCCGAAGGGTGCGTCATGGACAGGGGCTGGTGGATGCCGACAACGCCTTGTCGTTCGATGGTGAATACGCGGCGCAAACCCATGTCCTCGCGGCTCAGGTGATCAGGCGTGTGGATGGCCTGCCCGAAGCCCAGCGCGAAACGGTGTTTCTCGCCTACGTCGAGGGTTTGTCCTACCGCGAAGTGGCCGAGGTCCTGGACGTGCCCATCGGCACGGTCATGAGTCGCCTGGCCGCCGCACGCGCGAAACTGGCCGAGTATCCGCCATTGCACACTGTGCCGAACCCTTCCACTGGAGAACGTCGATGAACGACAGCGCACGACCGACGATACCCTCGGATGAGCAACTGGTGGCCTACCTCGACAACCAGCTCGACAGCGAACAGCGCACCCGTATCGACGCGGCCATCCTTGATGACCCAACGCTCAACCTGCGCCTGCAATGGCTGGCCCGCAGCAGCCTGCCGTTCAAGGAGGCCTACGACGAGTTGGGTCGACAGGCGCCCGTGGATCGCTTGCAATCGATGCTCGACACCTTGCCTTCACCTGAACGCCCGGCCATGAATCGGCGCTGGTTTCTCGCAGCGGCCGCCGGATTGGTGGTGAGCGGTGTGGTAGCGGATCGGCTGTTCCTCGGT from Pseudomonas sp. ACM7 includes:
- a CDS encoding class I SAM-dependent methyltransferase, which codes for MKDQVHHSAAAGYKAGADTYVRGRPDYPPQVANWLTGTLGLNADKAVVDLGAGTGKFTGRLVATGAQVIAVEPVAQMLEKLSEAFPEVLAVSGTAMDLPLPDASVDVVICAQAFHWFASTEALTEIARVLKPGGKLGLVWNLRDSRVSWVPKLDAIVNALEGDTPRYYTGAWRRAFPHAAFGPLAEQRFSHGHTGSPEDVIFNRVRSTSFVEALPAEERAKVDEQIRALIAAEPDLRGRDVVAVPYETAAFVAEKGS
- a CDS encoding sigma-70 family RNA polymerase sigma factor produces the protein MGQHLARLWRYGLLLSRQRHVAEDLVQATCVRALERAGQFVPGSRMDRWLLSILHSIWLNEVRSRRVRHGQGLVDADNALSFDGEYAAQTHVLAAQVIRRVDGLPEAQRETVFLAYVEGLSYREVAEVLDVPIGTVMSRLAAARAKLAEYPPLHTVPNPSTGERR
- a CDS encoding tetratricopeptide repeat protein, yielding MNTRFAVLTAPLLLAVALSSSLAFANGGGDDAPARPNCPKGQVFDSRSQKCLKQTSSLVPDADRADYAYRLAKDGRYEEALALLDTLKEPNTAKALNYRGYATRKLGRTDEGIGYYLQSVQLDPHYAQVREYLGEAYVIKGRLDLAQEQLQQIKTICGSTTCEEYQDLAEAINDSSKT
- a CDS encoding D-2-hydroxyacid dehydrogenase family protein; the encoded protein is MAVQIAVIDDWQDVARDVVDWSVLDDIGQVNFIHDYPADNEILAARLGEFEVICVMRERTRFDEDLLRRLPKLKLLVTGSMRNAALDLKAAAALGIQVCGTDSYKHAAPELTWALIMATTRNLVVEANALRAGLWQQSLGGDLHGKTLAILGLGSIGTRVAQFGQVFGMRVIAWSENLTAERAAEVGVSYVSKQELFEQADVLSVHLVLSDRSRGLVDAQALDWMKPTALLVNTARGPIVDEAALIKALQKRRLAGAALDVFEQEPLPPHHPFRTLDNVLATPHVGYVSQQNYHQFFSQMIEDIQAWSAGEPIRLLS
- a CDS encoding DUF411 domain-containing protein; its protein translation is MRTHLRLVALSALFISSLAQAADLIPIEVHRDANCGCCKKWISHLEANGFKVEDHVEANMSEFKQQHGVPPRLASCHTGLINGKFVEGHVPADQVLALSKRDDLLGVAAPGMPMGSPGMEMDGTSDAYQVIGLKKDGSDVVVADYPAH
- a CDS encoding alpha/beta fold hydrolase; the protein is MSLTRSRWLPGLLLTAALPIIAHAEGPEYGPELQGFEYPYTVKHFAFESQGKSLQMGYMDVAAHGKANGRSVVLMHGKNFCGATWDTSIKALSEAGYRVIAPDQIGFCTSSKPDNYQYSFQQLATNTQQLLKALGIQKASVLGHSTGGMLATRYALQYPDQVEQLALVNSIGLEDWKALGVPYRTVDQWYERELKVTAQGIHDYQRSTYYDGRWKPEFDRWVDMYAGLSKGPGKTQVAWNSALIYDMIFTQPVYYEFKDLKMPTLLLIGTSDTTAIGSDIAPPEVKAKLGHYNVLGKQVAKLIPRSTLVEFPGMGHAPQMEEPAQFHQALLAWLNKTNPLH
- a CDS encoding YqaA family protein, with amino-acid sequence MFGAYIGLFFAAFGAATLLPLQSEAVLVGLLLSGKYWLWSLLAVATLGNVLGSLVNWWLGRGIERFRDRRWFPVSPRHLEKARVHYQRYGHWSLLLSWVPVIGDPLTLVAGVMREPLGRFLLIVTLAKGTRYGVLAMATLGWMG